One window from the genome of Cryptomeria japonica chromosome 6, Sugi_1.0, whole genome shotgun sequence encodes:
- the LOC131077306 gene encoding uncharacterized protein LOC131077306, which yields MEYLTADGLILLIYEHLKDKVKANKDDPFLENAHISEDYDSYDSDEDSSNLPPKNKSKVSKKEEEDIEDKVDSEQEQEKEVEEEAKNEQEKEVEGEEGDKDND from the exons atggagtatcttactgCTGATG gtcttattttgttaatatatgagcaTCTTAAGGATAAAGTTAAGGCTAATAAGGATGATCCCTTTTTGGAGAATGCCCATATTTCTGAGGATTATGATAGTTATGACTCTGATGAGGATTCTTCCAATCTTCCCCCTAAAAATAAATCGAAAGTtagtaaaaaagaagaagaagacattgaagacaaGGTTGATTCTGAGCAGGAGCAagagaaggaggtggaagaagaggcaAAGAATGAGCaagagaaggaggttgagggtgaggaaggagacaaggataatgaTTAG